The Macrobrachium nipponense isolate FS-2020 chromosome 13, ASM1510439v2, whole genome shotgun sequence genome has a window encoding:
- the LOC135225376 gene encoding trichohyalin-like, with amino-acid sequence MVKSRRRLPVIPSTDLDPPEGLQELVEDLETFVRIATEKRKNPSEPSREAPSGVFHGMKTLLAPGTNAFRARIQRPFEKLSMETARVYGYNASFIMIATYCFLLLVLSFLCCDMYASICEDCVILFGSQRINVGVQEIIPSEIFEEQPSSIDAPRFALVIPGMALLAGLALAAFCCYQIKGTRVDDLEEIVSLEDSMETEGREGNDDSEDDAELDNDDDLDTEIDDDEDSLELEDEEDIDLDNDDDLHPEMDDEARLEDSLELKEIYDTEDVLSTETDEEMRPKEDLDNCEVAVTQMQHLWKDAQQEIELLRKQLLERDLLLEKKEDEGKEMKSHFEKEINERDEKIVNLLQQDEQFRGEKYLLEQDLRLALDQLDTTERTKKEQTSKINSLENHLQEKDLLLRRRNEEESEMRRLFQQEMAEKERELEATLQKETELSLKLKESENTNELLDLENEEFCMMTEELRNVLAEKEKEVHLLKESLAFKTKEFEEGQDQCEIIKRRVKEVEDDNSTLREKLRIAEAENVNIQHILGDELQAMKNWVAELGRENAKTKEELKGKELKIMLLEESLEQKETILQDALHHLKDIEKLLEGAKEKEKEMEASLTTLEAELQKRNLQIEDFLTKEEQSRCEQKEFEDKLDLALHYAMELKTLLKEAEERERKIKDDLEEQMNKNHLLAKEKEDEETEIRRQHQETLRQKDKETEKQRECLEELQDNLESALRQEQSLERLLESKEEDLICLKKKESEAQLEVQRLLKDCDMLKEKIQLQEQNRMREEKRLSEQLRTQEEALREHDKYMLMMFLHGTAQRNFQLEHIALEHGDDMIEEGKRDKCTGGTTGRKDIGHEEDPCEKARETEEKQRKEYWNAQREKNEDYEKQWEGLKHIVEDVLHGDE; translated from the coding sequence ATGGTAAAGAGTCGAAGAAGATTACCGGTGATTCCTTCGACAGACCTCGATCCTCCCGAAGGACTGCAGGAGCTGGTCGAGGATCTGGAGACTTTCGTCAGAATAGCAACGGAAAAGAGGAAGAATCCCTCGGAGCCAAGCCGTGAAGCCCCTTCCGGAGTCTTCCATGGAATGAAGACTTTGTTGGCCCCAGGAACGAACGCCTTCAGAGCCAGAATCCAGCGTCCGTTTGAAAAACTAAGTATGGAGACAGCGAGAGTCTACGGGTATAACGCTTCATTCATCATGATTGCCACTTATTGCTTTTTGCTACTTGTGCTGAGTTTCTTGTGCTGTGACATGTACGCTTCAATCTGTGAGGACTGTGTAATATTGTTTGGTTCTCAACGGATTAATGTTGGCGTACAGGAAATAATACCATCTGAAATCTTTGAGGAACAACCCAGCAGCATTGATGCGCCTCGCTTTGCTCTCGTCATCCCTGGGATGGCATTGTTGGCGGGCTTGGCGCTCGCTGCTTTCTGTTGTTACCAGATTAAAGGAACCCGAGTTGACGACCTGGAAGAAATCGTTTCACTAGAAGACAGCATGGAAACGGAAGGCAGAGAAGGTAATGACGACAGTGAAGATGATGCAGAATTGGACAATGATGACGACCTGGACACCGAAATTGACGACGACGAAGACAGCCTGGAattggaagatgaagaagatatTGACCTGGACAATGATGACGACTTGCACCCCGAAATGGACGATGAGGCTAGGCTGGAAGACAGCCTCGAATTAAAGGAAATTTACGACACCGAAGATGTCCTGAGCACGGAAACGGATGAAGAGATGAGACCAAAAGAGGACCTGGATAATTGTGAAGTCGCCGTAACACAAATGCAACACCTCTGGAAAGATGCTCAGCAGGAGATCGAACTGCTCCGAAAGCAGCTACTGGAAAGAGATCTGCTGCTTGAAAAGAAAGAAGACGAGGGCAAGGAAATGAAAAGTCATttcgaaaaggaaataaatgagagagacgaAAAAATCGTCAACCTCCTCCAACAAGATGAACAATTCAGAGGTGAAAAGTACCTGTTGGAACAGGATTTAAGATTGGCTCTAGATCAGCTGGACACGACGGAAAGGACAAAGAAAGAGCAGACGTCGAAAATAAACTCACTGGAGAACCACCTGCAGGAAAAAGACCTCTTGCTCAGGAGGAGAAACGAGGAGGAGAGCGAGATGAGACGGCTCTTCCAGCAGGAGAtggctgaaaaagagagagagctggaggcCACCTTACAGAAGGAAACAGAACTCAGCCTGAAATTAAAGGAAAGTGAAAATACTAATGAGTTACTTGACCTGGAGAACGAAGAGTTCTGTATGATGACTGAAGAGTTGAGGAACGTTTtagctgagaaagagaaggaagtccACCTTCTGAAAGAATCCCTCGCCTTTAAAACTAAAGAATTTGAGGAAGGTCAAGACCAGTGTGAAATAATAAAGAGACGAGTGAAGGAAGTTGAGGATGATAACTCGACTCTCCGAGAAAAGCTGAGGATCGCTGAAGCAGAGAATGTTAACATTCAGCACATATTAGGAGATGAGCTTCAAGCGATGAAGAACTGGGTGGCCGAACTAGGAAGAGAAAATGCAAAGACTAAAGAAGAGTTAAAAGGAAAGGAGCTGAAAATAATGTTACTGGAAGAGTCTTTAGAACAGAAGGAAACCATTCTGCAAGATGCTCTCCATCACTTGAAAGACATTGAAAAGTTGTTGGAAGGagcaaaggaaaaagagaaggagATGGAGGCTTCTCTAACGACCTTAGAAGCAGAGCTCCAGAAGAGGAACCTTCAAATCGAAGATTTCCTCACAAAAGAAGAACAGTCAAGGTGTGAACAAAAAGAATTCGAGGATAAACTAGACCTAGCTCTCCATTATGCAATGGAGTTGAAGACGTTGCTAAAGGAAGcagaagaaagggagagaaaaatcaAAGATGATTTAGAAGAACAGATGAATAAAAATCATCTGTTAGCTAAagaaaaggaagatgaagaaactgaaataagAAGGCAACATCAGGAGACTCTGAGGCAGAAGGACAAAGAAACAGAGAAGCAGCGTGAATGCCTGGAGGAACTCCAGGATAACTTGGAAAGCGCTCTGCGTCAAGAACAGAGCCTGGAACGCTTGCTGGAATCTAAAGAAGAGGACCTCATCTgtttgaagaagaaggagagtgaAGCCCAGCTGGAAGTACAGCGACTTCTCAAGGACTGCGATATGCTGAAAGAAAAGATTCAGCTACAGGAGCAGAATAGAATGAGAGAAGAAAAGCGTCTCAGTGAGCAACTAAGAACACAGGAGGAGGCTTTGAGGGAACATGACAAATACATGTTGATGATGTTTCTACATGGGACTGCTCAGAGGAATTTCCAGCTAGAACACATTGCGCTGGAACATGGAGATGATATGATTGAAGAAGGGAAGCGAGATAAGTGCACAGGAGGAACAACAGGAAGGAAAGACATAGGGCATGAGGAAGACCCCTGTGAGAAGGCCCGTGAGACAGAAGAGAAACAACGTAAGGAGTACTGGAATGCCCAGCGGGAGAAGAACGAGGATTACGAGAAACAATGGGAGGGCCTCAAGCACATTGTGGAAGATGTTCTTCACGGAGATGAATAA